From the genome of Parazoarcus communis, one region includes:
- a CDS encoding lysylphosphatidylglycerol synthase transmembrane domain-containing protein, whose protein sequence is MSAARSNLAATGRRRRLFILLRALISIAALGALLWWLEPAAMLDAVGPLAPGWVLAGLAISVPQVFVSAWRWRLTAHRLGLDLSLGRAFREYYLATFLNQVLPGGVGGDLSRAWRHGSEAEDVRGAWHAVLIERVSGQVALMVVALVALLSSPVLLRSVTTFPAAPKLQLAGVIAAFCAAVLWFSRRALTRLWRDLRHSMLARTVLPQQLLASFAVVASYIAVYLCSARAIGVSLPATSLLPLVPMVLLAMALPLSVAGWGLREGAAAGIWLLAGLAPAQGVAISIAYGALVFVSSLPGAVLLMLGGLGAGPRKGVARQGPQ, encoded by the coding sequence ATGAGCGCAGCCAGGTCGAACCTCGCGGCCACAGGCCGGCGCCGACGGCTGTTCATCCTGTTGCGGGCCCTCATCAGCATTGCTGCGCTCGGCGCATTGTTATGGTGGCTCGAGCCCGCAGCAATGCTGGACGCGGTTGGCCCGCTGGCGCCGGGATGGGTGCTGGCAGGGCTTGCAATCAGCGTGCCGCAGGTGTTTGTTTCAGCGTGGCGCTGGCGCCTGACCGCGCACCGGCTGGGACTCGATCTGAGCCTTGGGCGGGCGTTTCGCGAGTATTACCTCGCCACCTTTCTCAATCAGGTGCTGCCCGGCGGTGTCGGCGGTGACCTGAGTCGCGCCTGGCGTCATGGGTCTGAGGCCGAGGATGTGCGCGGGGCCTGGCATGCGGTGCTGATCGAGCGGGTCTCCGGGCAGGTGGCGCTGATGGTGGTTGCCCTCGTGGCGCTGCTGTCGTCGCCGGTTCTGCTGCGCAGCGTGACCACGTTCCCGGCTGCGCCGAAACTGCAGCTTGCGGGTGTGATCGCAGCCTTCTGTGCCGCAGTTTTGTGGTTTTCGCGGCGGGCGCTGACGCGCCTGTGGCGTGATCTGCGTCATTCGATGCTGGCCCGAACGGTGTTGCCGCAGCAGTTGCTGGCCTCGTTTGCGGTGGTGGCAAGCTATATCGCCGTCTATCTCTGCAGCGCGCGTGCAATCGGCGTGTCCTTGCCGGCAACAAGCTTGCTGCCGCTGGTGCCGATGGTCCTGCTGGCGATGGCATTGCCGCTGTCGGTGGCCGGCTGGGGGCTGCGCGAGGGCGCGGCGGCCGGCATCTGGCTGTTGGCGGGCCTGGCGCCCGCGCAGGGCGTGGCCATTTCGATCGCATACGGGGCCCTGGT